Proteins found in one Channa argus isolate prfri chromosome 7, Channa argus male v1.0, whole genome shotgun sequence genomic segment:
- the arnt gene encoding aryl hydrocarbon receptor nuclear translocator isoform X4, which translates to MLFHTDMSSSNQELPDPSLGMGASGTQTSGGAVVPKGANKRRAVSDFDDDDEGSKLFKCDDETAGSNNDKERFARENHSEIERRRRNKMTAYITELSDMVPTCSALARKPDKLTILRMAVSHMKSLRGSGNTNVDGSYKPSFLTDQELKHLILEAADGFLFVVSCETGRIVYVSDSLTPVLNQSQSDWLGSSLYEQLHPDDTEKLREQLSTAENNNTGRMLDLKTGTVKKESQQSSAKMSMGARRSFICRMRCGSCPVEPLSMNRLNFLRNRNRNGLGAPKEGEPQYVVVHCTGYIKSWPPAGVSLTDDEADNTQGSRYCLVAIGRLQVTCCPGDTDINSISVPVEFISRHNCQGMFTFVDHRCLTAVGYQPQELLGKNILEFAHPEDQGLLRDSFQQVVKLKGQVLSVMFRFHTKSREWIWMRTSSFTFQNPFSEEIEYIICTNVNVNRNSTQEPLTPISSPGGSLPPSLSQSSPSGPSVVLSPRQLATRQLQQQQAELEGGGNRDGLYEAAQISLPQMPVQPVTAAGPDHSKSHEKPELFSSLFQGPDPTKVVQSTSAPPTQIYSSPNNFTAGRSNDTYSRPVTMAPQMVQPAHSAGQMLSQMSRQNGAPQSVAPSNTGSPLHGGPAGGWPGAGVGARPQFNNQVAPPAAKTMSPQFSAMGGFGGGSSNSFGQMPTGAAPTSTSGANYSQINVRASLNTNGYDGSQGAAQFPSRAVEAVWPQWQGQQQHSQNNAEQHPHAQGNQQDMFPDVLSMLDQPANFNSDDFEIPIYPSFNE; encoded by the exons GGAGAATCACAGTGAGATTGAGAGGCGGAGGCGGAATAAGATGACGGCCTACATCACAGAATTATCAGACATGGTGCCGACCTGCAGCGCATTAGCTCGGAAACCAGACAAACTAACCATCCTACGAATGGCTGTGTCCCATATGAAGTCTCTGAGAGGAAGTGGGAATACCAATGTAGATGGATCATACAAACCTTCCTTTCTCACTGATCAG GAGCTAAAGCACCTCATCCTGGAGGCAGCTGATGGCTTCCTGTTCGTGGTGTCGTGTGAGACAGGTCGCATTGTTTACGTCTCTGACTCCCTTACACCTGTCCTGAACCAGTCACAGTCTGACTGGCTTGGGTCCTCGCTTTATGAGCAGCTCCACCCAGATGACACAGAAAAGCTCAGGGAACAGCTCTCCACTGCAGAGAATAAcaacacag GGAGGATGTTGGACTTAAAAACAGGAACAGTGAAAAAGGAAAGCCAGCAATCATCAGCCAAAATGAGTATGGGAGCCCGAAGATCATTCATCTGCAGAATGAG GTGTGGCTCGTGTCCAGTGGAACCATTGTCAATGAACAGGCTTAACTTCCTTAGAAATAGAAACAG GAATGGTTTGGGTGCACCCAAGGAAGGGGAGCCTCAGTATGTAGTGGTTCACTGTACAGGATACATAAAGTCTTGGCCTCCTGCAG gtgtATCATTAACAGATGATGAGGCAGACAACACTCAGGGGAGTCGCTACTGTCTAGTTGCCATTGGGAGATTACAG GTGACATGTTGCCCGGGTGACACAGATATAAACAGTATCAGTGTTCCAGTTGAATTCATCTCACGCCATAATTGCCAGGGCATGTTCACCTTTGTAGACCACCGCTGCTTGACTGCTGTCGGTTACCAGCCCCAG GAGTTACTGGGGAAAAATATTCTTGAGTTTGCCCACCCTGAAGACCAGGGGTTACTGAGAGACAGCTTCCAACAG GTGGTGAAGTTGAAGGGCCAGGTTCTGTCTGTTATGTTTCGGTTTCACACCAAATCAAGAGAGTGGATCTGGATGAGAACCAGCTCCTTTACGTTTCAGAACCCATTTTCAGAGGAGATAGAGTACATCATCTGTACCAACGTCAATGTCAA TAGAAACTCGACTCAGGAGCCCCTCACTCCCATCTCCTCCCCAGGGGGTTCACTGCCCCCATCCTTGAGTCAGAGCAGCCCAAGTGGCCCTTCTGTAGTGCTCAGCCCGAGGCAGTTGGCCACCAG gcAGTTACAGCAACAGCAGGCCGAACTGGAGGGTGGTGGGAACAGAGATGGTCTTTATGAAGCTGCACAAATCTCCCTcccacag ATGCCAGTGCAgccagtgacagcagcagggcCTGACCACAGCAAGAGCCATGAAAAGCCAGAGCTCTTCTCTTCGCTTTTCCAGGGTCCTGATCCGACCAAGGTTGTGCAGTCCACTTCTGCTCCACCCACACAGATCTATTCTTCTCCCAACAACTTCACTGCTGGCCGTTCTAATGATACATACAG CAGGCCAGTCACGATGGCTCCACAGATGGTACAACCAGCCCACTCAGCAGGACAGATGCTTTCTCAGATGTCTCGTCAGAATGGAGCCCCACAGTCAGTCGCTCCCTCCAACACTGGCAGCCCCCTCCATGGAGGACCAGCAGGAGGATGGCCTGGAGCTGGAGTGGGAGCCAGACCCCAATTTAATAACCAG GTGGCTCCTCCGGCAGCAAAGACCATGTCTCCTCAGTTTTCTGCAATGGGAGGATTTGGAGGTGGCTCTTCCAACTCTTTTGGCCAAATGCCTACAGGTGCTGCTCCCACCTCTACCAGTGGTGCAAACTATTCTCAGATTAATGTTCGTGCAAGTCTCAACACCAATGGTTATG atgGTTCTCAGGGTGCAGCACAGTTCCCCTCTCGAGCAGTAGAGGCAGTGTGGCCTCAGTGGCAGGGCCAGCAGCAGCACTCGCAGAACAATGCAGAGCAGCATCCTCATGCTCAGGGCAACCAGCAAGACATGTTTCCT GATGTGTTATCTATGCTGGACCAGCCGGCTAACTTCAACAGTGATGATTTTGAGATCCCTATCTACCCTTCGTTTAACGAATGA
- the arnt gene encoding aryl hydrocarbon receptor nuclear translocator isoform X1 translates to MLFHTDMSSSNQELPDPSLGMGASGTQTSGGAVVPKGANKRRAVSDFDDDDEGSKLFKCDDETAGSNNDKERFARFLEEDQSFADKEKLARENHSEIERRRRNKMTAYITELSDMVPTCSALARKPDKLTILRMAVSHMKSLRGSGNTNVDGSYKPSFLTDQELKHLILEAADGFLFVVSCETGRIVYVSDSLTPVLNQSQSDWLGSSLYEQLHPDDTEKLREQLSTAENNNTGRMLDLKTGTVKKESQQSSAKMSMGARRSFICRMRCGSCPVEPLSMNRLNFLRNRNRNGLGAPKEGEPQYVVVHCTGYIKSWPPAGVSLTDDEADNTQGSRYCLVAIGRLQVTCCPGDTDINSISVPVEFISRHNCQGMFTFVDHRCLTAVGYQPQELLGKNILEFAHPEDQGLLRDSFQQVVKLKGQVLSVMFRFHTKSREWIWMRTSSFTFQNPFSEEIEYIICTNVNVNRNSTQEPLTPISSPGGSLPPSLSQSSPSGPSVVLSPRQLATRQLQQQQAELEGGGNRDGLYEAAQISLPQMPVQPVTAAGPDHSKSHEKPELFSSLFQGPDPTKVVQSTSAPPTQIYSSPNNFTAGRSNDTYSRPVTMAPQMVQPAHSAGQMLSQMSRQNGAPQSVAPSNTGSPLHGGPAGGWPGAGVGARPQFNNQVAPPAAKTMSPQFSAMGGFGGGSSNSFGQMPTGAAPTSTSGANYSQINVRASLNTNGYDGSQGAAQFPSRAVEAVWPQWQGQQQHSQNNAEQHPHAQGNQQDMFPDVLSMLDQPANFNSDDFEIPIYPSFNE, encoded by the exons GTTTTTGGAAGAAGATCAGAGTTTTGCAGATAAGGAAAAACTAGCCAG GGAGAATCACAGTGAGATTGAGAGGCGGAGGCGGAATAAGATGACGGCCTACATCACAGAATTATCAGACATGGTGCCGACCTGCAGCGCATTAGCTCGGAAACCAGACAAACTAACCATCCTACGAATGGCTGTGTCCCATATGAAGTCTCTGAGAGGAAGTGGGAATACCAATGTAGATGGATCATACAAACCTTCCTTTCTCACTGATCAG GAGCTAAAGCACCTCATCCTGGAGGCAGCTGATGGCTTCCTGTTCGTGGTGTCGTGTGAGACAGGTCGCATTGTTTACGTCTCTGACTCCCTTACACCTGTCCTGAACCAGTCACAGTCTGACTGGCTTGGGTCCTCGCTTTATGAGCAGCTCCACCCAGATGACACAGAAAAGCTCAGGGAACAGCTCTCCACTGCAGAGAATAAcaacacag GGAGGATGTTGGACTTAAAAACAGGAACAGTGAAAAAGGAAAGCCAGCAATCATCAGCCAAAATGAGTATGGGAGCCCGAAGATCATTCATCTGCAGAATGAG GTGTGGCTCGTGTCCAGTGGAACCATTGTCAATGAACAGGCTTAACTTCCTTAGAAATAGAAACAG GAATGGTTTGGGTGCACCCAAGGAAGGGGAGCCTCAGTATGTAGTGGTTCACTGTACAGGATACATAAAGTCTTGGCCTCCTGCAG gtgtATCATTAACAGATGATGAGGCAGACAACACTCAGGGGAGTCGCTACTGTCTAGTTGCCATTGGGAGATTACAG GTGACATGTTGCCCGGGTGACACAGATATAAACAGTATCAGTGTTCCAGTTGAATTCATCTCACGCCATAATTGCCAGGGCATGTTCACCTTTGTAGACCACCGCTGCTTGACTGCTGTCGGTTACCAGCCCCAG GAGTTACTGGGGAAAAATATTCTTGAGTTTGCCCACCCTGAAGACCAGGGGTTACTGAGAGACAGCTTCCAACAG GTGGTGAAGTTGAAGGGCCAGGTTCTGTCTGTTATGTTTCGGTTTCACACCAAATCAAGAGAGTGGATCTGGATGAGAACCAGCTCCTTTACGTTTCAGAACCCATTTTCAGAGGAGATAGAGTACATCATCTGTACCAACGTCAATGTCAA TAGAAACTCGACTCAGGAGCCCCTCACTCCCATCTCCTCCCCAGGGGGTTCACTGCCCCCATCCTTGAGTCAGAGCAGCCCAAGTGGCCCTTCTGTAGTGCTCAGCCCGAGGCAGTTGGCCACCAG gcAGTTACAGCAACAGCAGGCCGAACTGGAGGGTGGTGGGAACAGAGATGGTCTTTATGAAGCTGCACAAATCTCCCTcccacag ATGCCAGTGCAgccagtgacagcagcagggcCTGACCACAGCAAGAGCCATGAAAAGCCAGAGCTCTTCTCTTCGCTTTTCCAGGGTCCTGATCCGACCAAGGTTGTGCAGTCCACTTCTGCTCCACCCACACAGATCTATTCTTCTCCCAACAACTTCACTGCTGGCCGTTCTAATGATACATACAG CAGGCCAGTCACGATGGCTCCACAGATGGTACAACCAGCCCACTCAGCAGGACAGATGCTTTCTCAGATGTCTCGTCAGAATGGAGCCCCACAGTCAGTCGCTCCCTCCAACACTGGCAGCCCCCTCCATGGAGGACCAGCAGGAGGATGGCCTGGAGCTGGAGTGGGAGCCAGACCCCAATTTAATAACCAG GTGGCTCCTCCGGCAGCAAAGACCATGTCTCCTCAGTTTTCTGCAATGGGAGGATTTGGAGGTGGCTCTTCCAACTCTTTTGGCCAAATGCCTACAGGTGCTGCTCCCACCTCTACCAGTGGTGCAAACTATTCTCAGATTAATGTTCGTGCAAGTCTCAACACCAATGGTTATG atgGTTCTCAGGGTGCAGCACAGTTCCCCTCTCGAGCAGTAGAGGCAGTGTGGCCTCAGTGGCAGGGCCAGCAGCAGCACTCGCAGAACAATGCAGAGCAGCATCCTCATGCTCAGGGCAACCAGCAAGACATGTTTCCT GATGTGTTATCTATGCTGGACCAGCCGGCTAACTTCAACAGTGATGATTTTGAGATCCCTATCTACCCTTCGTTTAACGAATGA
- the arnt gene encoding aryl hydrocarbon receptor nuclear translocator isoform X7 translates to MLFHTDMSSSNQELPDPSLGMGASGTQTSGGAVVPKGANKRRAVSDFDDDDEGSKLFKCDDETAGSNNDKERFARENHSEIERRRRNKMTAYITELSDMVPTCSALARKPDKLTILRMAVSHMKSLRGSGNTNVDGSYKPSFLTDQELKHLILEAADGFLFVVSCETGRIVYVSDSLTPVLNQSQSDWLGSSLYEQLHPDDTEKLREQLSTAENNNTGRMLDLKTGTVKKESQQSSAKMSMGARRSFICRMRCGSCPVEPLSMNRLNFLRNRNRNGLGAPKEGEPQYVVVHCTGYIKSWPPAGVSLTDDEADNTQGSRYCLVAIGRLQVTCCPGDTDINSISVPVEFISRHNCQGMFTFVDHRCLTAVGYQPQELLGKNILEFAHPEDQGLLRDSFQQVVKLKGQVLSVMFRFHTKSREWIWMRTSSFTFQNPFSEEIEYIICTNVNVKNSTQEPLTPISSPGGSLPPSLSQSSPSGPSVVLSPRQLATRQLQQQQAELEGGGNRDGLYEAAQISLPQMPVQPVTAAGPDHSKSHEKPELFSSLFQGPDPTKVVQSTSAPPTQIYSSPNNFTAGRSNDTYRPVTMAPQMVQPAHSAGQMLSQMSRQNGAPQSVAPSNTGSPLHGGPAGGWPGAGVGARPQFNNQVAPPAAKTMSPQFSAMGGFGGGSSNSFGQMPTGAAPTSTSGANYSQINVRASLNTNGYDGSQGAAQFPSRAVEAVWPQWQGQQQHSQNNAEQHPHAQGNQQDMFPDVLSMLDQPANFNSDDFEIPIYPSFNE, encoded by the exons GGAGAATCACAGTGAGATTGAGAGGCGGAGGCGGAATAAGATGACGGCCTACATCACAGAATTATCAGACATGGTGCCGACCTGCAGCGCATTAGCTCGGAAACCAGACAAACTAACCATCCTACGAATGGCTGTGTCCCATATGAAGTCTCTGAGAGGAAGTGGGAATACCAATGTAGATGGATCATACAAACCTTCCTTTCTCACTGATCAG GAGCTAAAGCACCTCATCCTGGAGGCAGCTGATGGCTTCCTGTTCGTGGTGTCGTGTGAGACAGGTCGCATTGTTTACGTCTCTGACTCCCTTACACCTGTCCTGAACCAGTCACAGTCTGACTGGCTTGGGTCCTCGCTTTATGAGCAGCTCCACCCAGATGACACAGAAAAGCTCAGGGAACAGCTCTCCACTGCAGAGAATAAcaacacag GGAGGATGTTGGACTTAAAAACAGGAACAGTGAAAAAGGAAAGCCAGCAATCATCAGCCAAAATGAGTATGGGAGCCCGAAGATCATTCATCTGCAGAATGAG GTGTGGCTCGTGTCCAGTGGAACCATTGTCAATGAACAGGCTTAACTTCCTTAGAAATAGAAACAG GAATGGTTTGGGTGCACCCAAGGAAGGGGAGCCTCAGTATGTAGTGGTTCACTGTACAGGATACATAAAGTCTTGGCCTCCTGCAG gtgtATCATTAACAGATGATGAGGCAGACAACACTCAGGGGAGTCGCTACTGTCTAGTTGCCATTGGGAGATTACAG GTGACATGTTGCCCGGGTGACACAGATATAAACAGTATCAGTGTTCCAGTTGAATTCATCTCACGCCATAATTGCCAGGGCATGTTCACCTTTGTAGACCACCGCTGCTTGACTGCTGTCGGTTACCAGCCCCAG GAGTTACTGGGGAAAAATATTCTTGAGTTTGCCCACCCTGAAGACCAGGGGTTACTGAGAGACAGCTTCCAACAG GTGGTGAAGTTGAAGGGCCAGGTTCTGTCTGTTATGTTTCGGTTTCACACCAAATCAAGAGAGTGGATCTGGATGAGAACCAGCTCCTTTACGTTTCAGAACCCATTTTCAGAGGAGATAGAGTACATCATCTGTACCAACGTCAATGTCAA AAACTCGACTCAGGAGCCCCTCACTCCCATCTCCTCCCCAGGGGGTTCACTGCCCCCATCCTTGAGTCAGAGCAGCCCAAGTGGCCCTTCTGTAGTGCTCAGCCCGAGGCAGTTGGCCACCAG gcAGTTACAGCAACAGCAGGCCGAACTGGAGGGTGGTGGGAACAGAGATGGTCTTTATGAAGCTGCACAAATCTCCCTcccacag ATGCCAGTGCAgccagtgacagcagcagggcCTGACCACAGCAAGAGCCATGAAAAGCCAGAGCTCTTCTCTTCGCTTTTCCAGGGTCCTGATCCGACCAAGGTTGTGCAGTCCACTTCTGCTCCACCCACACAGATCTATTCTTCTCCCAACAACTTCACTGCTGGCCGTTCTAATGATACATACAG GCCAGTCACGATGGCTCCACAGATGGTACAACCAGCCCACTCAGCAGGACAGATGCTTTCTCAGATGTCTCGTCAGAATGGAGCCCCACAGTCAGTCGCTCCCTCCAACACTGGCAGCCCCCTCCATGGAGGACCAGCAGGAGGATGGCCTGGAGCTGGAGTGGGAGCCAGACCCCAATTTAATAACCAG GTGGCTCCTCCGGCAGCAAAGACCATGTCTCCTCAGTTTTCTGCAATGGGAGGATTTGGAGGTGGCTCTTCCAACTCTTTTGGCCAAATGCCTACAGGTGCTGCTCCCACCTCTACCAGTGGTGCAAACTATTCTCAGATTAATGTTCGTGCAAGTCTCAACACCAATGGTTATG atgGTTCTCAGGGTGCAGCACAGTTCCCCTCTCGAGCAGTAGAGGCAGTGTGGCCTCAGTGGCAGGGCCAGCAGCAGCACTCGCAGAACAATGCAGAGCAGCATCCTCATGCTCAGGGCAACCAGCAAGACATGTTTCCT GATGTGTTATCTATGCTGGACCAGCCGGCTAACTTCAACAGTGATGATTTTGAGATCCCTATCTACCCTTCGTTTAACGAATGA
- the arnt gene encoding aryl hydrocarbon receptor nuclear translocator isoform X6 → MLFHTDMSSSNQELPDPSLGMGASGTQTSGGAVVPKGANKRRAVSDFDDDDEGSKLFKCDDETAGSNNDKERFARENHSEIERRRRNKMTAYITELSDMVPTCSALARKPDKLTILRMAVSHMKSLRGSGNTNVDGSYKPSFLTDQELKHLILEAADGFLFVVSCETGRIVYVSDSLTPVLNQSQSDWLGSSLYEQLHPDDTEKLREQLSTAENNNTGRMLDLKTGTVKKESQQSSAKMSMGARRSFICRMRCGSCPVEPLSMNRLNFLRNRNRNGLGAPKEGEPQYVVVHCTGYIKSWPPAGVSLTDDEADNTQGSRYCLVAIGRLQVTCCPGDTDINSISVPVEFISRHNCQGMFTFVDHRCLTAVGYQPQELLGKNILEFAHPEDQGLLRDSFQQVVKLKGQVLSVMFRFHTKSREWIWMRTSSFTFQNPFSEEIEYIICTNVNVNRNSTQEPLTPISSPGGSLPPSLSQSSPSGPSVVLSPRQLATRQLQQQQAELEGGGNRDGLYEAAQISLPQMPVQPVTAAGPDHSKSHEKPELFSSLFQGPDPTKVVQSTSAPPTQIYSSPNNFTAGRSNDTYRPVTMAPQMVQPAHSAGQMLSQMSRQNGAPQSVAPSNTGSPLHGGPAGGWPGAGVGARPQFNNQVAPPAAKTMSPQFSAMGGFGGGSSNSFGQMPTGAAPTSTSGANYSQINVRASLNTNGYDGSQGAAQFPSRAVEAVWPQWQGQQQHSQNNAEQHPHAQGNQQDMFPDVLSMLDQPANFNSDDFEIPIYPSFNE, encoded by the exons GGAGAATCACAGTGAGATTGAGAGGCGGAGGCGGAATAAGATGACGGCCTACATCACAGAATTATCAGACATGGTGCCGACCTGCAGCGCATTAGCTCGGAAACCAGACAAACTAACCATCCTACGAATGGCTGTGTCCCATATGAAGTCTCTGAGAGGAAGTGGGAATACCAATGTAGATGGATCATACAAACCTTCCTTTCTCACTGATCAG GAGCTAAAGCACCTCATCCTGGAGGCAGCTGATGGCTTCCTGTTCGTGGTGTCGTGTGAGACAGGTCGCATTGTTTACGTCTCTGACTCCCTTACACCTGTCCTGAACCAGTCACAGTCTGACTGGCTTGGGTCCTCGCTTTATGAGCAGCTCCACCCAGATGACACAGAAAAGCTCAGGGAACAGCTCTCCACTGCAGAGAATAAcaacacag GGAGGATGTTGGACTTAAAAACAGGAACAGTGAAAAAGGAAAGCCAGCAATCATCAGCCAAAATGAGTATGGGAGCCCGAAGATCATTCATCTGCAGAATGAG GTGTGGCTCGTGTCCAGTGGAACCATTGTCAATGAACAGGCTTAACTTCCTTAGAAATAGAAACAG GAATGGTTTGGGTGCACCCAAGGAAGGGGAGCCTCAGTATGTAGTGGTTCACTGTACAGGATACATAAAGTCTTGGCCTCCTGCAG gtgtATCATTAACAGATGATGAGGCAGACAACACTCAGGGGAGTCGCTACTGTCTAGTTGCCATTGGGAGATTACAG GTGACATGTTGCCCGGGTGACACAGATATAAACAGTATCAGTGTTCCAGTTGAATTCATCTCACGCCATAATTGCCAGGGCATGTTCACCTTTGTAGACCACCGCTGCTTGACTGCTGTCGGTTACCAGCCCCAG GAGTTACTGGGGAAAAATATTCTTGAGTTTGCCCACCCTGAAGACCAGGGGTTACTGAGAGACAGCTTCCAACAG GTGGTGAAGTTGAAGGGCCAGGTTCTGTCTGTTATGTTTCGGTTTCACACCAAATCAAGAGAGTGGATCTGGATGAGAACCAGCTCCTTTACGTTTCAGAACCCATTTTCAGAGGAGATAGAGTACATCATCTGTACCAACGTCAATGTCAA TAGAAACTCGACTCAGGAGCCCCTCACTCCCATCTCCTCCCCAGGGGGTTCACTGCCCCCATCCTTGAGTCAGAGCAGCCCAAGTGGCCCTTCTGTAGTGCTCAGCCCGAGGCAGTTGGCCACCAG gcAGTTACAGCAACAGCAGGCCGAACTGGAGGGTGGTGGGAACAGAGATGGTCTTTATGAAGCTGCACAAATCTCCCTcccacag ATGCCAGTGCAgccagtgacagcagcagggcCTGACCACAGCAAGAGCCATGAAAAGCCAGAGCTCTTCTCTTCGCTTTTCCAGGGTCCTGATCCGACCAAGGTTGTGCAGTCCACTTCTGCTCCACCCACACAGATCTATTCTTCTCCCAACAACTTCACTGCTGGCCGTTCTAATGATACATACAG GCCAGTCACGATGGCTCCACAGATGGTACAACCAGCCCACTCAGCAGGACAGATGCTTTCTCAGATGTCTCGTCAGAATGGAGCCCCACAGTCAGTCGCTCCCTCCAACACTGGCAGCCCCCTCCATGGAGGACCAGCAGGAGGATGGCCTGGAGCTGGAGTGGGAGCCAGACCCCAATTTAATAACCAG GTGGCTCCTCCGGCAGCAAAGACCATGTCTCCTCAGTTTTCTGCAATGGGAGGATTTGGAGGTGGCTCTTCCAACTCTTTTGGCCAAATGCCTACAGGTGCTGCTCCCACCTCTACCAGTGGTGCAAACTATTCTCAGATTAATGTTCGTGCAAGTCTCAACACCAATGGTTATG atgGTTCTCAGGGTGCAGCACAGTTCCCCTCTCGAGCAGTAGAGGCAGTGTGGCCTCAGTGGCAGGGCCAGCAGCAGCACTCGCAGAACAATGCAGAGCAGCATCCTCATGCTCAGGGCAACCAGCAAGACATGTTTCCT GATGTGTTATCTATGCTGGACCAGCCGGCTAACTTCAACAGTGATGATTTTGAGATCCCTATCTACCCTTCGTTTAACGAATGA
- the arnt gene encoding aryl hydrocarbon receptor nuclear translocator isoform X12, with amino-acid sequence MTAYITELSDMVPTCSALARKPDKLTILRMAVSHMKSLRGSGNTNVDGSYKPSFLTDQELKHLILEAADGFLFVVSCETGRIVYVSDSLTPVLNQSQSDWLGSSLYEQLHPDDTEKLREQLSTAENNNTGRMLDLKTGTVKKESQQSSAKMSMGARRSFICRMRCGSCPVEPLSMNRLNFLRNRNRNGLGAPKEGEPQYVVVHCTGYIKSWPPAGVSLTDDEADNTQGSRYCLVAIGRLQVTCCPGDTDINSISVPVEFISRHNCQGMFTFVDHRCLTAVGYQPQELLGKNILEFAHPEDQGLLRDSFQQVVKLKGQVLSVMFRFHTKSREWIWMRTSSFTFQNPFSEEIEYIICTNVNVNRNSTQEPLTPISSPGGSLPPSLSQSSPSGPSVVLSPRQLATRQLQQQQAELEGGGNRDGLYEAAQISLPQMPVQPVTAAGPDHSKSHEKPELFSSLFQGPDPTKVVQSTSAPPTQIYSSPNNFTAGRSNDTYSRPVTMAPQMVQPAHSAGQMLSQMSRQNGAPQSVAPSNTGSPLHGGPAGGWPGAGVGARPQFNNQVAPPAAKTMSPQFSAMGGFGGGSSNSFGQMPTGAAPTSTSGANYSQINVRASLNTNGYDGSQGAAQFPSRAVEAVWPQWQGQQQHSQNNAEQHPHAQGNQQDMFPDVLSMLDQPANFNSDDFEIPIYPSFNE; translated from the exons ATGACGGCCTACATCACAGAATTATCAGACATGGTGCCGACCTGCAGCGCATTAGCTCGGAAACCAGACAAACTAACCATCCTACGAATGGCTGTGTCCCATATGAAGTCTCTGAGAGGAAGTGGGAATACCAATGTAGATGGATCATACAAACCTTCCTTTCTCACTGATCAG GAGCTAAAGCACCTCATCCTGGAGGCAGCTGATGGCTTCCTGTTCGTGGTGTCGTGTGAGACAGGTCGCATTGTTTACGTCTCTGACTCCCTTACACCTGTCCTGAACCAGTCACAGTCTGACTGGCTTGGGTCCTCGCTTTATGAGCAGCTCCACCCAGATGACACAGAAAAGCTCAGGGAACAGCTCTCCACTGCAGAGAATAAcaacacag GGAGGATGTTGGACTTAAAAACAGGAACAGTGAAAAAGGAAAGCCAGCAATCATCAGCCAAAATGAGTATGGGAGCCCGAAGATCATTCATCTGCAGAATGAG GTGTGGCTCGTGTCCAGTGGAACCATTGTCAATGAACAGGCTTAACTTCCTTAGAAATAGAAACAG GAATGGTTTGGGTGCACCCAAGGAAGGGGAGCCTCAGTATGTAGTGGTTCACTGTACAGGATACATAAAGTCTTGGCCTCCTGCAG gtgtATCATTAACAGATGATGAGGCAGACAACACTCAGGGGAGTCGCTACTGTCTAGTTGCCATTGGGAGATTACAG GTGACATGTTGCCCGGGTGACACAGATATAAACAGTATCAGTGTTCCAGTTGAATTCATCTCACGCCATAATTGCCAGGGCATGTTCACCTTTGTAGACCACCGCTGCTTGACTGCTGTCGGTTACCAGCCCCAG GAGTTACTGGGGAAAAATATTCTTGAGTTTGCCCACCCTGAAGACCAGGGGTTACTGAGAGACAGCTTCCAACAG GTGGTGAAGTTGAAGGGCCAGGTTCTGTCTGTTATGTTTCGGTTTCACACCAAATCAAGAGAGTGGATCTGGATGAGAACCAGCTCCTTTACGTTTCAGAACCCATTTTCAGAGGAGATAGAGTACATCATCTGTACCAACGTCAATGTCAA TAGAAACTCGACTCAGGAGCCCCTCACTCCCATCTCCTCCCCAGGGGGTTCACTGCCCCCATCCTTGAGTCAGAGCAGCCCAAGTGGCCCTTCTGTAGTGCTCAGCCCGAGGCAGTTGGCCACCAG gcAGTTACAGCAACAGCAGGCCGAACTGGAGGGTGGTGGGAACAGAGATGGTCTTTATGAAGCTGCACAAATCTCCCTcccacag ATGCCAGTGCAgccagtgacagcagcagggcCTGACCACAGCAAGAGCCATGAAAAGCCAGAGCTCTTCTCTTCGCTTTTCCAGGGTCCTGATCCGACCAAGGTTGTGCAGTCCACTTCTGCTCCACCCACACAGATCTATTCTTCTCCCAACAACTTCACTGCTGGCCGTTCTAATGATACATACAG CAGGCCAGTCACGATGGCTCCACAGATGGTACAACCAGCCCACTCAGCAGGACAGATGCTTTCTCAGATGTCTCGTCAGAATGGAGCCCCACAGTCAGTCGCTCCCTCCAACACTGGCAGCCCCCTCCATGGAGGACCAGCAGGAGGATGGCCTGGAGCTGGAGTGGGAGCCAGACCCCAATTTAATAACCAG GTGGCTCCTCCGGCAGCAAAGACCATGTCTCCTCAGTTTTCTGCAATGGGAGGATTTGGAGGTGGCTCTTCCAACTCTTTTGGCCAAATGCCTACAGGTGCTGCTCCCACCTCTACCAGTGGTGCAAACTATTCTCAGATTAATGTTCGTGCAAGTCTCAACACCAATGGTTATG atgGTTCTCAGGGTGCAGCACAGTTCCCCTCTCGAGCAGTAGAGGCAGTGTGGCCTCAGTGGCAGGGCCAGCAGCAGCACTCGCAGAACAATGCAGAGCAGCATCCTCATGCTCAGGGCAACCAGCAAGACATGTTTCCT GATGTGTTATCTATGCTGGACCAGCCGGCTAACTTCAACAGTGATGATTTTGAGATCCCTATCTACCCTTCGTTTAACGAATGA